The segment GCGGTCATGATCTTCTCCAGCAGATCCGGGCGGCTCGACATCTGCGCCGTGGCGTCGACCGGATTGCGGGCCGATGCAAAGGGCACGAGCTCCAGAATCTTCCGTTGCGTGTCGCCGCCGAGCTCGGGCAACGACAATCCCACCGACTGCGCGGCGTCGGCAAGCAGCACGCCGAAACCGCCGGAGGCGGTGAGGATGGCCACACCCGGCCCCTTTGGCAGCCGGTCCGGCAGCAGGATCGATGCGGCGTGGCCGAGATCGATGAGCTCGTCGATGCTGCGAACCCGCACCGCGCCGCAACGGGCAAACAGCGCATCGAACACGGCATCCGACCCCGCCATCGCGCCGGTGTGGGAGGCCGCGGCGGCCTGGCCCGCCGCCGAGGTCCCGATCTTCATGGCGACAACCGGCTTGCCGGCATCGCGTGCCTCCTCCATCGCGGAGATCAGCCGACCGGCGTCGCGGCAGGCTTCGAGACAGCACAGGATCACCTTGGTGGCGGGATCGCGCGCCATCCAGGCGATGCCGTCGGCGATGTCGATGTCGCACTCGTTGCCCGTAGTGATGAAACGGCTGACGCCGACGCCACGCTCACTGGCGAGGCGCATCGTATAGCTGCCGAGATTGCCGCTCTGCGACACGATGCCGAGCGCGCCCGCGGCCGGCATGCCGTGCTCGAGCACGATCGAAAACGTCGCGATGCTCTTCTCGGCAACGCTGACCGCGCCGAGGCAATTCGGCCCGAGCAGGCGCATGCCGCCGTTGCGCGCGGCAACGCGCAGCCGTTCCTGCATGGCGCGGCCCTGCTCGCCGAGCTCGGCAAAGCCCGACGAGAATACGACGACGCTGCGGACACCTCGGGCAGCGCACTGTTCGACCGCCTCGCCGGCGCGCTCCGCATCGACCGCGACGATGGCAAGATCCGGCGCCTCCGGCAGGTCGGCGACGGAGGCGTAGGCTTGCAATCCCTGCACCGTCGCAGCCTTCGGATTGACCGGATAGATGCAGCCTGCATAGCCATGGCGGCGCAACAGATCGACCGGCCGGCCGCCAATCTTGGTCGCCTCCTGCGAGGCGCCGATGATCGCAATCGAACGCGGCGACATCAGCGCGTCGAGACCTTCTCCCGGCCGCATCTCAGCGCCCCTTGAAAACCGGCGCGCGCTTCTCCAGGAACGCCTGCCGCGCTTCCTTGGCATCTTCCGTCTTCGACAACGCCATCGTGATGTTCTGCTCGAAACGATAGGCGTCCCGCGGCGGCATCAGCTCGACCATGTTCGCCGCATTCTTGGCGTACTCCATCGCGATCGGGCTCTTCGAGGCGATTTCCCTTGCGATCTTCATCGCTTCGGGAATCAGATTCTCCTTGGTCGTGCAGGCCTCGATGACG is part of the Bradyrhizobium commune genome and harbors:
- a CDS encoding acetate--CoA ligase family protein, which encodes MRPGEGLDALMSPRSIAIIGASQEATKIGGRPVDLLRRHGYAGCIYPVNPKAATVQGLQAYASVADLPEAPDLAIVAVDAERAGEAVEQCAARGVRSVVVFSSGFAELGEQGRAMQERLRVAARNGGMRLLGPNCLGAVSVAEKSIATFSIVLEHGMPAAGALGIVSQSGNLGSYTMRLASERGVGVSRFITTGNECDIDIADGIAWMARDPATKVILCCLEACRDAGRLISAMEEARDAGKPVVAMKIGTSAAGQAAAASHTGAMAGSDAVFDALFARCGAVRVRSIDELIDLGHAASILLPDRLPKGPGVAILTASGGFGVLLADAAQSVGLSLPELGGDTQRKILELVPFASARNPVDATAQMSSRPDLLEKIMTAVVADDRADTVILPLPFSLHLPRLRSIYMDTLRNMRAQFPARAIVLCVDGPEDALAELHALGFPTIASFDGCCATVAALVRLQAASKRPQDKPAAVAQAAPLAADAFRHELGAKRALAGAGVPVLAERLVLDADAAVRAATEIGYPVVLKIASPDLPHKTEVGGVAVGLGSEAEVRRVYAQMRDRVSTRAPKAVIDGVIVAPMAKGVAELILGSRIDPVFGPVVMVGLGGIFAEILQDSAVQMAPVSEAQAMAMLRSLKAFAVLDGARGRPRADLDAAARAVAALSRFAAAHAETVAEIDINPLLLRAEGEGAVALDALLIPHGERPIQGH